In Clarias gariepinus isolate MV-2021 ecotype Netherlands chromosome 1, CGAR_prim_01v2, whole genome shotgun sequence, one DNA window encodes the following:
- the LOC128529114 gene encoding RING finger protein 212B-like isoform X3, with translation MKPQEQMFFKDPVNIIHTRLERIAQIATFQRKQKDRVIAFQKHKVLEMERRLKEVSEQCHRQVSELRKENAELKKPLSQRRVSPGTFKANGITRVTLPVAVTSPVTPHSRTVSNAGPVDTIERFRHFRPSMSPQESATSLSSLGSLNEHGFRTPTSVTTPVSSSCCLGRHFSLHSHGMCSGQLSQEDMSYANVKTTA, from the exons ATGAAACCTCAAGAGCAGATGTTCTTCAAAGATCCTGTAAACATCATTCATACCCGACTGGAACGTATTGCACAG ATTGCGACGTTCCAGagaaaacagaaagacagagtcATAGCCTTCCAGAAACACAAAGTTCTGGAGATGGAAAGAAGACTAAAGGAAGTCAGTGAACAGTGCCACAG GCAGGTGTCAGAGCTCAGGAAGGAGAATGCCGAACTGAAGAAGCCTCTCTCCCAGAGGAGG GTATCCCCTGGGACCTTTAAAGCTAATGG CATTACAAGAGTGACATTACCAGTGGCTGTGACGTCCCCAG TCACTCCCCACTCCAGGACTGTCAG CAACGCAGGTCCTGTTGATACCATAGAGAGGTTTCGACACTTCAGACCCAGCATG TCTCCTCAGGAGTCAGCCACTTCTTTATCCTCCCTGGGTTCACTGAACGAGCATGGATTTA GAACGCCCACCTCTGTTACCACACCAGTGAG TTCCAGTTGTTGCCTGGGGCGGCATTTCAGTCTCCACAGCCATGGAATGTGTAGCGGTCAGCTATCTCAAGAAGACATGTCATATGCAAATGTTAAAACTACTGCATAG
- the LOC128529114 gene encoding RING finger protein 212B-like isoform X1 — MDWFHCNSCFLRRGNNFVVSSCGHVFCGSCVKPNHCSICRSSCSYLPISDQMKPQEQMFFKDPVNIIHTRLERIAQIATFQRKQKDRVIAFQKHKVLEMERRLKEVSEQCHRQVSELRKENAELKKPLSQRRVSPGTFKANGITRVTLPVAVTSPVTPHSRTVSNAGPVDTIERFRHFRPSMSPQESATSLSSLGSLNEHGFRTPTSVTTPVSSSCCLGRHFSLHSHGMCSGQLSQEDMSYANVKTTA, encoded by the exons ATGGATTGGTTTCACtgtaacagctgttttctgaggCGAGGGAATAATTTTGTAGTGTCGAGCTGCGGCCATGTGTTTTGTGGGAGCTGCGTCAAGCCAA ATCACTGCTCTATCTGTCGATCCAGCTGCAGCTACTTGCCAATATCTGACCAG ATGAAACCTCAAGAGCAGATGTTCTTCAAAGATCCTGTAAACATCATTCATACCCGACTGGAACGTATTGCACAG ATTGCGACGTTCCAGagaaaacagaaagacagagtcATAGCCTTCCAGAAACACAAAGTTCTGGAGATGGAAAGAAGACTAAAGGAAGTCAGTGAACAGTGCCACAG GCAGGTGTCAGAGCTCAGGAAGGAGAATGCCGAACTGAAGAAGCCTCTCTCCCAGAGGAGG GTATCCCCTGGGACCTTTAAAGCTAATGG CATTACAAGAGTGACATTACCAGTGGCTGTGACGTCCCCAG TCACTCCCCACTCCAGGACTGTCAG CAACGCAGGTCCTGTTGATACCATAGAGAGGTTTCGACACTTCAGACCCAGCATG TCTCCTCAGGAGTCAGCCACTTCTTTATCCTCCCTGGGTTCACTGAACGAGCATGGATTTA GAACGCCCACCTCTGTTACCACACCAGTGAG TTCCAGTTGTTGCCTGGGGCGGCATTTCAGTCTCCACAGCCATGGAATGTGTAGCGGTCAGCTATCTCAAGAAGACATGTCATATGCAAATGTTAAAACTACTGCATAG
- the LOC128529114 gene encoding RING finger protein 212B-like isoform X2, giving the protein MDWFHCNSCFLRRGNNFVVSSCGHVFCGSCVKPNHCSICRSSCSYLPISDQMKPQEQMFFKDPVNIIHTRLERIAQIATFQRKQKDRVIAFQKHKVLEMERRLKEVSEQCHRQVSELRKENAELKKPLSQRRVSPGTFKANGITRVTLPVAVTSPVTPHSRTVSNAGPVDTIERFRHFRPSMSPQESATSLSSLGSLNEHGFRTPTSVTTPVRSNHVTPNIFQFQLLPGAAFQSPQPWNV; this is encoded by the exons ATGGATTGGTTTCACtgtaacagctgttttctgaggCGAGGGAATAATTTTGTAGTGTCGAGCTGCGGCCATGTGTTTTGTGGGAGCTGCGTCAAGCCAA ATCACTGCTCTATCTGTCGATCCAGCTGCAGCTACTTGCCAATATCTGACCAG ATGAAACCTCAAGAGCAGATGTTCTTCAAAGATCCTGTAAACATCATTCATACCCGACTGGAACGTATTGCACAG ATTGCGACGTTCCAGagaaaacagaaagacagagtcATAGCCTTCCAGAAACACAAAGTTCTGGAGATGGAAAGAAGACTAAAGGAAGTCAGTGAACAGTGCCACAG GCAGGTGTCAGAGCTCAGGAAGGAGAATGCCGAACTGAAGAAGCCTCTCTCCCAGAGGAGG GTATCCCCTGGGACCTTTAAAGCTAATGG CATTACAAGAGTGACATTACCAGTGGCTGTGACGTCCCCAG TCACTCCCCACTCCAGGACTGTCAG CAACGCAGGTCCTGTTGATACCATAGAGAGGTTTCGACACTTCAGACCCAGCATG TCTCCTCAGGAGTCAGCCACTTCTTTATCCTCCCTGGGTTCACTGAACGAGCATGGATTTA GAACGCCCACCTCTGTTACCACACCAGTGAG GTCGAATCATGTAACTCCAAACATTTTTCAGTTCCAGTTGTTGCCTGGGGCGGCATTTCAGTCTCCACAGCCATGGAATGTGTAG
- the zp3f.2 gene encoding zona pellucida glycoprotein 3f, tandem duplicate 2 produces the protein MMHFIWLYFTLITAEVVFCQEAIQVKCRPHSLVVTWRVTESLAETPFKLLLGNCFPSKFTPTADGGGEAVFHYHFSNCRFRKKETPEELIYENELTFRPLTKSESARLVYHIKCVSERPFPVVKPAFGVLQGEGELTFHMGLLNSDLSGPALSNSFALGSFINIWASVAQQAHQPLMLFLEECVASNSLSLEPQSWTYPMITNKGCLMDAKTGSSRFLARNQSSTLVLQLQTFKFMAEKEVYIHCKLVAWDPDDLNEENKACNYNKSTGMWELLDDPFQNDLCRCCDYDCSQQFTDSTLALESQGPTQSAVLGPLLLTSPI, from the exons ATGATGCATTTCATTTGGCTGTATTTCACTTTAATAACTGCAGAAGTGGTGTTCTGCCAAGAAG CTATTCAGGTGAAATGCAGACCTCACTCGCTTGTAGTCACATGGAGGGTTACTGAAAGCCTGGCTGAAACGCCTTTCAAACTTCTACTGGGTAACTGCTTTCCTTCCAAGTTCACACCTACAGCCGATGGAGGAGGAGAAGCAGTTTTCCACTATCATTTCTCTAACTGCCGTTTCAGAAAAAAG GAAACACCTGAAGAGCTGATCTATGAAAATGAACTGACTTTTAGGCCGTTGACGAAGTCGGAGTCTGCACGGCTTGTCTACCATATTAAATGTGTTTCTGAAAG GCCATTTCCAGTTGTAAAGCCTGCTTTTGGTGTCCTACAAGGTGAAGGAGAGTTGACTTTTCATATGGGTCTTTTAAACA GTGATTTAAGTGGTCCAGCATTATCCAACTCCTTTGCTCTTGGCTCCTTTATAAACATTTGGGCATCAGTAGCGCAGCAAGCTCATCAGCCCCTGATGCTGTTTCTGGAAGAGTGTGTCGCATCAAACAGCCTATCACTTGAACCACAGTCATGGACATATCCTATGATTACTAACAAAGG ATGTCTTATGGATGCGAAGACTGGGTCTTCCAGATTCTTGGCAAGAAATCAGTCGTCAACACTTGTGCTTCAGCTCCAAACCTTCAAATTTATGGCAGAAAAAGAA GTCTACATCCACTGCAAACTAGTGGCCTGGGACCCAGACGATTTAAACGAAGAAAACAAAGCTTGCAATTACAACAAATCTACTGGAAT GTGGGAGCTTTTAGATGACCCTTTCCAAAATGATCTATGCCGTTGCTGTGATTATGACTGCAGTCAGCAGTTTACTGATTCAACTTTAG CCTTAGAATCCCAAGGTCCAACTCAAAGTGCTGTCCTAGGGCCGCTGCTTTTAACATCACCCATTTAG